One part of the Xylanimonas allomyrinae genome encodes these proteins:
- a CDS encoding AGE family epimerase/isomerase translates to MTRRATPVPVPWPALPSHRAWLDAETRRLLRFGAGAALAGGGAAYLDETGRPDAAHGVQTWITARTAHVYSLGHLLGVPGSAAVADAALAGLAGLLRDAVHGGWHHAVSASGEPDVAAGKSCYDHAFVMLAAASATVAGRPGARDLLSEATDVYLHRFWDDAAGRPVDAWDSAFTALDPYRGLNATMHSVEAMLAVADASPPDEAAAWRARAGRAAAFVVALADVHDARLPEHFGPDWSPDLDLNRDRPADPFKPYGATPGHGLEWARLLVHLDAVAPDTRLTAAAVALFDRAVADGWAADGADGFVYTTDWSGAPVVRTRMHWVVAEAIAAASALFARTGEARFADWYATWWDYADRFLLDRERGSWVHELDQANRAASSVWPGKPDVYHALQATLIPRLPLAPTLARALREGALR, encoded by the coding sequence ATGACCCGGCGTGCGACGCCGGTCCCCGTGCCGTGGCCGGCGCTGCCCAGCCATCGGGCGTGGCTCGACGCTGAGACGCGGCGGCTGCTGCGCTTCGGCGCCGGGGCCGCGCTCGCGGGCGGGGGCGCCGCCTACCTCGACGAGACCGGCCGGCCCGACGCCGCGCACGGCGTGCAGACGTGGATCACCGCGCGCACGGCGCACGTCTACTCGCTGGGGCACCTGCTGGGCGTTCCCGGCAGCGCCGCGGTGGCCGACGCCGCGCTCGCCGGGCTGGCGGGGCTGCTGCGGGACGCCGTGCACGGCGGGTGGCATCACGCGGTGTCGGCGTCGGGAGAGCCCGACGTGGCCGCCGGCAAGTCCTGCTACGACCACGCGTTCGTCATGCTCGCGGCGGCGTCGGCGACGGTCGCCGGACGGCCGGGGGCGCGCGACCTGCTCAGCGAGGCGACGGACGTCTACCTGCACCGCTTCTGGGACGACGCCGCCGGTCGGCCGGTGGACGCGTGGGACAGCGCGTTCACGGCGCTCGACCCGTACCGGGGGCTGAACGCGACCATGCACTCGGTCGAGGCGATGCTCGCCGTGGCCGACGCGTCCCCGCCGGACGAGGCCGCGGCGTGGCGTGCGCGCGCGGGGCGCGCCGCCGCGTTCGTGGTCGCTCTCGCGGACGTGCATGACGCCCGCCTGCCCGAGCACTTCGGGCCGGACTGGTCTCCCGACCTCGACCTCAACCGCGACCGGCCCGCCGACCCGTTCAAGCCCTACGGGGCGACGCCCGGGCACGGCCTGGAGTGGGCGCGCCTTCTGGTCCACCTGGACGCCGTCGCGCCCGACACGCGCCTGACGGCTGCCGCCGTCGCGCTCTTCGACAGGGCCGTGGCCGACGGGTGGGCCGCCGACGGGGCCGACGGGTTCGTCTACACGACCGACTGGTCCGGGGCTCCCGTGGTGCGCACGCGGATGCACTGGGTGGTGGCCGAGGCGATCGCGGCGGCGTCGGCGCTCTTCGCGCGGACCGGCGAGGCACGGTTCGCCGACTGGTACGCGACGTGGTGGGACTACGCCGACCGGTTCCTGCTGGACCGTGAGCGCGGGTCGTGGGTGCACGAGCTCGACCAGGCCAACCGTGCCGCGTCGAGCGTGTGGCCGGGCAAGCCGGACGTCTACCACGCCCTGCAGGCGACCCTGATCCCGCGTCTGCCGCTCGCCCCGACGCTGGCGCGGGCGCTGCGTGAGGGGGCGCTGCGATGA
- a CDS encoding glycoside hydrolase family 2 protein, with translation MTLTDSTPVLATRVDLGGTWRLRWADGPDDAPRDVRDAVLDAPVPGEVHGALLHAGLILDPNVGWGELSQMWVGRSTWVYSRRFEWTRPGGPTRTDLVAEGLDTVAEVLVNGRVIGSACDQHLTYRWEVGDVLVDGENTLEVRFASAWDAATAHERAHGPLPSPYDEPYAHVRKAAANFGWDWGPHVVTAGIWRPIRLETYAGRIEHVRPLVRLTAERDHAEVHTHVRADAPDGTRLTARLTDPDGLAVAAGTATVADGEAVVVLVVERPRLWWPTGLGGQPLYALDVELAGRDGRLDSTSRRVGLRDVEVREERDERGTRWALAVNGRRVRVRGYNWIPDDTFPSRETPQRIAARLDQAVAGNANLLRVWGGGYFATETFLDACDERGLLVWHDFLFACAAYSEDDETAALVTAEAEQAVARMAGHPSLAIWCGGNETVLGRHEWGWADQVGTRGWGARYYTDVLPGVLARLDPTRPYVPNSPWSGSIDSDPTDSLHGVSHLWDAWNDLDYVHYRDHDPSFVSEMGWCGPPAWTTLAGVVEGEVPGPGSPLTRHHLRAIDGVHKLTRGLQAHVAAPADGEAWHFATQLVQARAMTTGVEWLRSRERCSGAVVWQLNDCWPVTSWAAIDHAGIEKPLWYALRGSFAERLLTVQPVTPGPVHDPSGPDGLEVVLVNDGADAATVAATVRRIDVDGVVLARHEVTLAAAPDGTARLRLPDRVAAPGDRASELLVVDSPWGRTVWSYVPDRVSGLRRTAPRVHARLDGGALRVRVEADAVLRDVCLLADTFGAALAVAPADLFVDRMLDTVLPGEVLEVVVTCRGGRPLTTLPQAGALRAALRCANDLIVGGVR, from the coding sequence ATGACACTCACGGACTCCACCCCGGTCCTGGCGACCCGGGTCGACCTCGGAGGGACGTGGCGGCTGCGCTGGGCGGACGGCCCGGACGACGCCCCGCGAGACGTGCGCGACGCCGTGCTGGACGCGCCCGTCCCCGGCGAGGTCCACGGCGCCCTGCTCCACGCCGGGCTGATCCTCGACCCGAACGTCGGCTGGGGAGAGCTGAGCCAGATGTGGGTCGGCAGATCGACCTGGGTCTACTCCCGCCGCTTCGAGTGGACGCGGCCCGGTGGCCCCACGAGGACCGACCTCGTGGCCGAAGGGCTCGACACCGTCGCCGAGGTGCTCGTCAACGGCCGGGTGATCGGGTCCGCGTGCGACCAGCACCTCACCTACCGCTGGGAGGTCGGGGACGTCCTGGTCGACGGGGAGAACACGCTCGAGGTCCGGTTCGCGTCCGCATGGGACGCCGCCACCGCGCACGAGCGCGCCCACGGCCCGCTGCCGAGCCCCTACGACGAGCCGTACGCCCACGTGCGCAAGGCCGCCGCGAACTTCGGCTGGGACTGGGGCCCGCACGTGGTGACCGCGGGCATCTGGCGCCCGATCCGGCTGGAGACGTACGCCGGCCGCATCGAGCACGTGCGGCCGCTCGTACGGCTGACCGCCGAGCGCGACCACGCCGAGGTCCACACCCACGTGCGGGCCGACGCGCCGGACGGGACCCGCCTGACCGCCCGCCTGACCGACCCCGACGGGCTCGCCGTCGCCGCGGGCACGGCCACGGTCGCCGACGGCGAAGCCGTCGTGGTCCTGGTGGTCGAACGGCCGCGGCTGTGGTGGCCGACCGGTCTGGGTGGCCAACCGCTGTACGCCCTCGACGTCGAGCTGGCCGGGCGCGACGGGCGGCTCGACTCGACCTCGCGGCGCGTCGGCCTGCGTGACGTCGAGGTGCGCGAGGAACGCGACGAGCGCGGCACCCGCTGGGCGCTCGCCGTCAACGGCCGGCGCGTGCGCGTGCGGGGGTACAACTGGATCCCCGACGACACCTTCCCCAGCCGCGAGACGCCGCAGCGGATCGCGGCCCGGCTCGACCAGGCGGTTGCCGGCAACGCCAACCTGCTGCGCGTGTGGGGAGGCGGGTACTTCGCCACCGAGACGTTCCTCGACGCGTGCGACGAGCGAGGGTTGCTGGTCTGGCACGACTTCCTGTTCGCCTGCGCGGCCTACAGCGAGGACGACGAGACCGCCGCACTCGTGACCGCCGAGGCCGAGCAGGCCGTCGCGCGCATGGCCGGCCACCCGAGCCTGGCGATCTGGTGCGGCGGCAACGAGACGGTGCTCGGCCGCCACGAGTGGGGCTGGGCGGACCAGGTCGGCACCCGTGGGTGGGGAGCGCGCTACTACACGGACGTCCTGCCGGGCGTCCTCGCGCGCCTCGACCCCACCCGGCCCTACGTGCCGAACTCGCCCTGGTCCGGGAGCATCGACAGCGATCCGACGGACTCCCTGCACGGCGTCAGCCATCTGTGGGACGCGTGGAACGACCTCGACTACGTCCACTACCGCGACCACGACCCGTCGTTCGTGTCCGAGATGGGCTGGTGCGGCCCGCCCGCATGGACGACCCTGGCCGGCGTCGTCGAGGGGGAGGTGCCCGGGCCCGGCTCACCGCTGACACGTCACCATCTGCGTGCGATCGACGGCGTCCACAAGCTCACGCGCGGACTGCAGGCACACGTCGCCGCGCCCGCCGACGGCGAGGCGTGGCACTTCGCGACCCAGCTCGTCCAGGCGCGCGCCATGACGACGGGTGTGGAGTGGCTGCGTTCGCGGGAGCGATGCTCCGGCGCCGTCGTCTGGCAGCTGAACGACTGCTGGCCCGTCACGAGCTGGGCCGCGATCGACCACGCCGGGATCGAGAAGCCGCTGTGGTACGCCCTGCGCGGCTCCTTCGCCGAGCGGCTGCTGACGGTGCAGCCCGTGACTCCGGGGCCGGTGCACGACCCGAGCGGTCCCGACGGGCTCGAGGTGGTGCTCGTGAACGACGGGGCGGACGCGGCCACGGTCGCGGCCACGGTGCGACGGATCGACGTCGACGGCGTCGTCCTGGCCAGACACGAGGTCACGCTCGCCGCCGCGCCCGACGGGACGGCCCGCCTGCGGCTGCCGGATCGCGTCGCCGCACCGGGTGACCGGGCGAGCGAGCTGCTCGTCGTCGACTCGCCGTGGGGGCGGACGGTCTGGTCCTACGTCCCCGACCGCGTCTCCGGTCTGCGGCGGACGGCGCCGCGCGTCCATGCGCGGCTCGACGGGGGAGCGCTGCGGGTCCGGGTCGAGGCTGACGCCGTGCTGCGCGACGTCTGCCTGCTGGCCGACACCTTCGGTGCGGCACTGGCGGTGGCGCCAGCGGACCTGTTCGTGGACCGGATGCTCGACACGGTGCTGCCCGGGGAGGTGCTCGAGGTCGTCGTGACGTGCCGCGGGGGCCGGCCGCTGACCACGCTCCCGCAGGCCGGCGCGCTGCGTGCGGCGCTGCGCTGCGCGAACGACCTGATCGTGGGGGGCGTCCGATGA